One Phycisphaerales bacterium genomic window carries:
- a CDS encoding DUF695 domain-containing protein, with protein MATPDESWAVYWANVEGKAATIVVDLSWRDRAPDPARPVLVEVSVPFHASREDGFPNPDELTALDPIDDGLDAAMKHGVDAVPVGCMSNDGRRRWYFYARSGECEAAVRRAFDGSGYEPTWGAKPDPDWSGYNDTLYPKPEELRWIWDVPVLTALQQNGDQAERERPIDHFAYFKDRGDAERFAKWCTEEGFTLNGEPDTNADDERFGVEFSHFGPATIDSIHGRTIAADREATRLGGTYDGWATIVKRRPWWRFWG; from the coding sequence ATGGCGACGCCCGACGAGAGCTGGGCCGTGTACTGGGCCAATGTCGAGGGCAAGGCCGCCACGATCGTGGTCGACCTGTCCTGGCGTGATCGGGCGCCTGACCCGGCTCGGCCAGTGCTCGTGGAGGTCTCGGTCCCTTTCCACGCCTCGCGGGAGGACGGGTTTCCCAATCCGGATGAGCTTACCGCGCTCGACCCGATCGACGATGGCCTCGACGCCGCCATGAAACACGGGGTTGATGCCGTGCCGGTGGGCTGCATGTCAAATGACGGGCGGCGACGGTGGTACTTTTATGCGAGAAGCGGCGAGTGTGAGGCCGCGGTGCGTCGGGCCTTCGATGGGAGCGGATACGAGCCGACATGGGGCGCCAAGCCAGACCCGGATTGGAGTGGGTACAACGACACGCTCTATCCCAAGCCGGAAGAATTGCGATGGATCTGGGACGTGCCCGTACTTACTGCGCTCCAGCAGAATGGTGACCAGGCCGAGCGGGAACGCCCGATCGACCACTTCGCCTACTTCAAAGATCGCGGCGATGCGGAGCGGTTTGCGAAGTGGTGCACGGAAGAGGGCTTCACCCTGAACGGCGAGCCGGACACGAACGCCGATGATGAGCGATTCGGCGTGGAATTTTCGCATTTCGGGCCCGCCACGATCGACTCGATCCATGGCCGGACGATTGCCGCCGATCGCGAGGCGACGCGGCTAGGCGGCACGTACGACGGTTGGGCGACGATCGTGAAAAGGCGACCGTGGTGGCGATTCTGGGGTTGA
- the nuoF gene encoding NADH-quinone oxidoreductase subunit NuoF: MAWSPKIEEHVLCKRIPTWPYGDPKDRRVVSYDDYVKTGGYEGLRKALAMAPGDVVEAVKTSMLRGRGGAGFPTGLKWTFLPKIEDGKEALEDRGPRYLAINADESEPGTFKDRLLMDFDPHLVLEGIAIACYACRLDKAFIYIRGEYHHQARVLEKAIQEAYDKGIFGPRGLTNTDANTGGTKFQVDCYVHRGAGAYICGEETALLEGLEGKRGWPRIKPPFPAVEGLFGRPTIINNVETLAHVPSIVENGAEWFTKQGVESSVGGPPSYGTKLMGVSGHVNRPGVYELELGIPLKVLVEEYCGGMRNGKKYKAAIPGGVSMGVLGTDQYEAELDFDIGRKYNVLGLGTAGPTVFDEDTDMVAVARNIARFYKHESCGQCTPCREGSGWLYQLVSRIEDGHAKTKDLDMALEIATSMGSMPGTTICGLADGNNWALRTIMNKFRDEFESRVKPSHVAVKMTIGAAAHS; the protein is encoded by the coding sequence ATGGCCTGGTCCCCCAAGATCGAAGAGCACGTCCTGTGCAAGCGCATCCCCACCTGGCCCTACGGCGACCCCAAGGACCGCCGCGTCGTCTCCTACGACGACTACGTGAAGACCGGCGGCTACGAGGGCCTCCGCAAGGCCCTCGCCATGGCCCCCGGCGACGTCGTCGAGGCCGTCAAGACCTCCATGCTCCGCGGCCGCGGCGGCGCGGGCTTCCCCACCGGTCTCAAGTGGACCTTCCTGCCCAAGATCGAGGACGGCAAGGAGGCCCTGGAAGACCGCGGCCCCCGCTACCTGGCCATCAACGCCGACGAGTCCGAGCCGGGCACCTTCAAGGACCGCCTGCTGATGGACTTCGACCCTCATTTGGTCCTCGAAGGGATCGCCATCGCCTGCTACGCCTGCCGCCTGGACAAGGCCTTCATCTACATCCGCGGCGAGTACCACCACCAGGCCAGGGTCCTCGAGAAGGCCATCCAGGAGGCCTACGACAAGGGCATCTTCGGCCCCAGGGGCCTGACGAACACCGACGCCAACACCGGCGGCACGAAGTTCCAGGTCGACTGCTACGTCCACCGCGGCGCGGGCGCCTACATCTGCGGCGAAGAGACTGCGCTGCTGGAAGGTCTGGAGGGCAAGCGCGGCTGGCCCCGCATCAAGCCGCCCTTCCCCGCGGTCGAGGGCCTCTTCGGCCGGCCGACCATCATCAACAACGTCGAGACCCTCGCCCACGTGCCCAGCATCGTCGAGAACGGGGCCGAGTGGTTCACCAAGCAGGGCGTCGAATCCAGCGTCGGCGGCCCGCCCAGCTACGGCACGAAGCTCATGGGCGTCAGCGGCCACGTCAATAGGCCCGGCGTCTACGAGCTCGAGCTCGGCATTCCCTTGAAGGTCCTGGTCGAGGAATACTGCGGCGGCATGCGAAATGGCAAGAAGTACAAGGCCGCCATCCCCGGTGGCGTGAGCATGGGCGTGCTCGGAACCGACCAGTACGAGGCCGAGCTGGACTTCGACATCGGCCGCAAGTACAACGTGCTGGGCCTGGGCACCGCCGGGCCGACCGTGTTCGACGAGGACACCGACATGGTCGCCGTCGCGCGCAACATCGCCCGCTTCTACAAGCACGAGAGCTGCGGCCAGTGCACGCCCTGCCGCGAGGGCAGCGGCTGGCTCTACCAGCTCGTCAGCCGCATCGAGGACGGCCACGCCAAGACCAAGGACCTGGACATGGCCCTGGAGATCGCCACCAGCATGGGCTCCATGCCCGGCACGACGATCTGTGGTTTGGCCGACGGCAACAACTGGGCCCTGCGCACCATCATGAACAAGTTCAGGGATGAGTTCGAGAGCCGCGTGAAGCCGAGCCACGTCGCCGTCAAGATGACCATCGGCGCGGCGGCGCATTCCTAG